The Coffea arabica cultivar ET-39 chromosome 9e, Coffea Arabica ET-39 HiFi, whole genome shotgun sequence genome has a window encoding:
- the LOC113710150 gene encoding uncharacterized protein isoform X4 — protein sequence MANQGGNNVLRDYRKGNWTVQETMVLIEAKRMDDERRMKRQGDSVGGEKPGGKPAELRWKWVEDYCWRNGCLRSQNQCNDKWDNLMRDFKKVREYERRLADHQQQLITIGESSSERERSDEKSYWKLEKNERKANNLPSNLLPQIYDALVEVVEKKVQRGSVVGLVGAGGTTASIPNVPPSSAAALVGQPSSLPPSMQHLPISPPVSALPLPPPVVAQTPVQQQQQQQHPHTHPFSQQLPTVDSDTSEHSDSPAKRRRRGEGTSGGASGSESHEVGTAISRSASVIAETIQACEEREERRHRELLSLHERRLQIEESKAEISRQGINGLVDAVNKLANSILALASHKTQSTPK from the exons ATGGCTAATCAAGGTGGTAATAATGTGCTGAGAGACTACAGGAAAGGGAACTGGACAGTCCAAGAGACAATGGTTCTTATAGAGGCAAAGAGGATGGATGATGAGAGAAGAATGAAGAGGCAAGGTGACAGTGTTGGTGGTGAAAAACCAGGAGGAAAACCAGCTGAGCTGAGATGGAAATGGGTAGAGGACTATTGCTGGAGGAATGGTTGCTTGAGAAGCCAAAACCAGTGCAATGACAAGTGGGATAATCTCATGAGGGATTTCAAGAAAGTAAGAGAATATGAGAGGAGATTGGCTGATCATCAGCAGCAGCTTATTACTATTGGAGAATCGTCTTCGGAAAGAGAAAGATCAGATGAAAAATCGTATTGGAAGCTGgagaaaaatgagaggaaaGCTAACAACTTGCCTTCAAATTTGTTGCCTCAGATATATGATGCATTGGTTGAGGTAGTGGAGAAAAAAGTTCAAAGGGGATCAGTGGTTGGTCTTGTTGGTGCCGGTGGGACTACTGCTTCTATTCCCAATGTGCCGCCTTCTTCAGCTGCTGCTCTTGTAGGTCAGCCTTCTTCATTGCCTCCTTCAATGCAACATCTTCCCATTTCACCTCCAGTTTCAGCATTGCCACTTCCCCCTCCTGTAGTGGCTCAAACACCAgttcaacaacaacaacaacaacaacatccCCACACTCATCCATTTTCTCAGCAGTTGCCCACAGTAG ATTCTGATACGAGTGAGCATTCAGACTCACCAGCAAAGAGGAGAAGAAGAGGGGAAGGGACCAGTGGGGGAGCAAGTGGTAGCGAATCACATGAAGTTGGCACTGCAATTTCTAGGAGTGCTTCTGTGATAGCAGAAACCATCCAAGCTTGTgaggaaagagaagaaagaaggcaCAGAGAACTATTGAGCTTGCATGAGAGAAGATTGCAAATTGAGGAATCAAAGGCTGAGATCAGTAGACAAGGCATTAATGGACTGGTTGATGCAGTAAACAAACTTGCCAATTCTATTCTTGCTTTGGCTTCTCACAAAACCCAATCAACTCCAAAATAG
- the LOC113710150 gene encoding uncharacterized protein isoform X6: protein MHIVMANQGGNNVLRDYRKGNWTVQETMVLIEAKRMDDERRMKRQGDSVGGEKPGGKPAELRWKWVEDYCWRNGCLRSQNQCNDKWDNLMRDFKKVREYERRLADHQQQLITIGESSSERERSDEKSYWKLEKNERKANNLPSNLLPQIYDALVEVVEKKVQRGSVVGLVGAGGTTASIPNVPPSSAAALVGQPSSLPPSMQHLPISPPVSALPLPPPVVAQTPVQQQQQQQHPHTHPFSQQLPTILIRVSIQTHQQRGEEEGKGPVGEQVVANHMKLALQFLGVLL, encoded by the exons ATGCATATAGTGATGGCTAATCAAGGTGGTAATAATGTGCTGAGAGACTACAGGAAAGGGAACTGGACAGTCCAAGAGACAATGGTTCTTATAGAGGCAAAGAGGATGGATGATGAGAGAAGAATGAAGAGGCAAGGTGACAGTGTTGGTGGTGAAAAACCAGGAGGAAAACCAGCTGAGCTGAGATGGAAATGGGTAGAGGACTATTGCTGGAGGAATGGTTGCTTGAGAAGCCAAAACCAGTGCAATGACAAGTGGGATAATCTCATGAGGGATTTCAAGAAAGTAAGAGAATATGAGAGGAGATTGGCTGATCATCAGCAGCAGCTTATTACTATTGGAGAATCGTCTTCGGAAAGAGAAAGATCAGATGAAAAATCGTATTGGAAGCTGgagaaaaatgagaggaaaGCTAACAACTTGCCTTCAAATTTGTTGCCTCAGATATATGATGCATTGGTTGAGGTAGTGGAGAAAAAAGTTCAAAGGGGATCAGTGGTTGGTCTTGTTGGTGCCGGTGGGACTACTGCTTCTATTCCCAATGTGCCGCCTTCTTCAGCTGCTGCTCTTGTAGGTCAGCCTTCTTCATTGCCTCCTTCAATGCAACATCTTCCCATTTCACCTCCAGTTTCAGCATTGCCACTTCCCCCTCCTGTAGTGGCTCAAACACCAgttcaacaacaacaacaacaacaacatccCCACACTCATCCATTTTCTCAGCAGTTGCCCACA ATTCTGATACGAGTGAGCATTCAGACTCACCAGCAAAGAGGAGAAGAAGAGGGGAAGGGACCAGTGGGGGAGCAAGTGGTAGCGAATCACATGAAGTTGGCACTGCAATTTCTAGGAGTGCTTCTGTGA
- the LOC113710150 gene encoding uncharacterized protein isoform X3, whose protein sequence is MMANQGGNNVLRDYRKGNWTVQETMVLIEAKRMDDERRMKRQGDSVGGEKPGGKPAELRWKWVEDYCWRNGCLRSQNQCNDKWDNLMRDFKKVREYERRLADHQQQLITIGESSSERERSDEKSYWKLEKNERKANNLPSNLLPQIYDALVEVVEKKVQRGSVVGLVGAGGTTASIPNVPPSSAAALVGQPSSLPPSMQHLPISPPVSALPLPPPVVAQTPVQQQQQQQHPHTHPFSQQLPTVDSDTSEHSDSPAKRRRRGEGTSGGASGSESHEVGTAISRSASVIAETIQACEEREERRHRELLSLHERRLQIEESKAEISRQGINGLVDAVNKLANSILALASHKTQSTPK, encoded by the exons a TGATGGCTAATCAAGGTGGTAATAATGTGCTGAGAGACTACAGGAAAGGGAACTGGACAGTCCAAGAGACAATGGTTCTTATAGAGGCAAAGAGGATGGATGATGAGAGAAGAATGAAGAGGCAAGGTGACAGTGTTGGTGGTGAAAAACCAGGAGGAAAACCAGCTGAGCTGAGATGGAAATGGGTAGAGGACTATTGCTGGAGGAATGGTTGCTTGAGAAGCCAAAACCAGTGCAATGACAAGTGGGATAATCTCATGAGGGATTTCAAGAAAGTAAGAGAATATGAGAGGAGATTGGCTGATCATCAGCAGCAGCTTATTACTATTGGAGAATCGTCTTCGGAAAGAGAAAGATCAGATGAAAAATCGTATTGGAAGCTGgagaaaaatgagaggaaaGCTAACAACTTGCCTTCAAATTTGTTGCCTCAGATATATGATGCATTGGTTGAGGTAGTGGAGAAAAAAGTTCAAAGGGGATCAGTGGTTGGTCTTGTTGGTGCCGGTGGGACTACTGCTTCTATTCCCAATGTGCCGCCTTCTTCAGCTGCTGCTCTTGTAGGTCAGCCTTCTTCATTGCCTCCTTCAATGCAACATCTTCCCATTTCACCTCCAGTTTCAGCATTGCCACTTCCCCCTCCTGTAGTGGCTCAAACACCAgttcaacaacaacaacaacaacaacatccCCACACTCATCCATTTTCTCAGCAGTTGCCCACAGTAG ATTCTGATACGAGTGAGCATTCAGACTCACCAGCAAAGAGGAGAAGAAGAGGGGAAGGGACCAGTGGGGGAGCAAGTGGTAGCGAATCACATGAAGTTGGCACTGCAATTTCTAGGAGTGCTTCTGTGATAGCAGAAACCATCCAAGCTTGTgaggaaagagaagaaagaaggcaCAGAGAACTATTGAGCTTGCATGAGAGAAGATTGCAAATTGAGGAATCAAAGGCTGAGATCAGTAGACAAGGCATTAATGGACTGGTTGATGCAGTAAACAAACTTGCCAATTCTATTCTTGCTTTGGCTTCTCACAAAACCCAATCAACTCCAAAATAG
- the LOC113710150 gene encoding uncharacterized protein isoform X2, translating to MHIVMANQGGNNVLRDYRKGNWTVQETMVLIEAKRMDDERRMKRQGDSVGGEKPGGKPAELRWKWVEDYCWRNGCLRSQNQCNDKWDNLMRDFKKVREYERRLADHQQQLITIGESSSERERSDEKSYWKLEKNERKANNLPSNLLPQIYDALVEVVEKKVQRGSVVGLVGAGGTTASIPNVPPSSAAALVGQPSSLPPSMQHLPISPPVSALPLPPPVVAQTPVQQQQQQQHPHTHPFSQQLPTSDSDTSEHSDSPAKRRRRGEGTSGGASGSESHEVGTAISRSASVIAETIQACEEREERRHRELLSLHERRLQIEESKAEISRQGINGLVDAVNKLANSILALASHKTQSTPK from the exons ATGCATATAGTGATGGCTAATCAAGGTGGTAATAATGTGCTGAGAGACTACAGGAAAGGGAACTGGACAGTCCAAGAGACAATGGTTCTTATAGAGGCAAAGAGGATGGATGATGAGAGAAGAATGAAGAGGCAAGGTGACAGTGTTGGTGGTGAAAAACCAGGAGGAAAACCAGCTGAGCTGAGATGGAAATGGGTAGAGGACTATTGCTGGAGGAATGGTTGCTTGAGAAGCCAAAACCAGTGCAATGACAAGTGGGATAATCTCATGAGGGATTTCAAGAAAGTAAGAGAATATGAGAGGAGATTGGCTGATCATCAGCAGCAGCTTATTACTATTGGAGAATCGTCTTCGGAAAGAGAAAGATCAGATGAAAAATCGTATTGGAAGCTGgagaaaaatgagaggaaaGCTAACAACTTGCCTTCAAATTTGTTGCCTCAGATATATGATGCATTGGTTGAGGTAGTGGAGAAAAAAGTTCAAAGGGGATCAGTGGTTGGTCTTGTTGGTGCCGGTGGGACTACTGCTTCTATTCCCAATGTGCCGCCTTCTTCAGCTGCTGCTCTTGTAGGTCAGCCTTCTTCATTGCCTCCTTCAATGCAACATCTTCCCATTTCACCTCCAGTTTCAGCATTGCCACTTCCCCCTCCTGTAGTGGCTCAAACACCAgttcaacaacaacaacaacaacaacatccCCACACTCATCCATTTTCTCAGCAGTTGCCCACA TCAGATTCTGATACGAGTGAGCATTCAGACTCACCAGCAAAGAGGAGAAGAAGAGGGGAAGGGACCAGTGGGGGAGCAAGTGGTAGCGAATCACATGAAGTTGGCACTGCAATTTCTAGGAGTGCTTCTGTGATAGCAGAAACCATCCAAGCTTGTgaggaaagagaagaaagaaggcaCAGAGAACTATTGAGCTTGCATGAGAGAAGATTGCAAATTGAGGAATCAAAGGCTGAGATCAGTAGACAAGGCATTAATGGACTGGTTGATGCAGTAAACAAACTTGCCAATTCTATTCTTGCTTTGGCTTCTCACAAAACCCAATCAACTCCAAAATAG
- the LOC113710150 gene encoding uncharacterized protein isoform X1 — translation MHIVMANQGGNNVLRDYRKGNWTVQETMVLIEAKRMDDERRMKRQGDSVGGEKPGGKPAELRWKWVEDYCWRNGCLRSQNQCNDKWDNLMRDFKKVREYERRLADHQQQLITIGESSSERERSDEKSYWKLEKNERKANNLPSNLLPQIYDALVEVVEKKVQRGSVVGLVGAGGTTASIPNVPPSSAAALVGQPSSLPPSMQHLPISPPVSALPLPPPVVAQTPVQQQQQQQHPHTHPFSQQLPTVDSDTSEHSDSPAKRRRRGEGTSGGASGSESHEVGTAISRSASVIAETIQACEEREERRHRELLSLHERRLQIEESKAEISRQGINGLVDAVNKLANSILALASHKTQSTPK, via the exons ATGCATATAGTGATGGCTAATCAAGGTGGTAATAATGTGCTGAGAGACTACAGGAAAGGGAACTGGACAGTCCAAGAGACAATGGTTCTTATAGAGGCAAAGAGGATGGATGATGAGAGAAGAATGAAGAGGCAAGGTGACAGTGTTGGTGGTGAAAAACCAGGAGGAAAACCAGCTGAGCTGAGATGGAAATGGGTAGAGGACTATTGCTGGAGGAATGGTTGCTTGAGAAGCCAAAACCAGTGCAATGACAAGTGGGATAATCTCATGAGGGATTTCAAGAAAGTAAGAGAATATGAGAGGAGATTGGCTGATCATCAGCAGCAGCTTATTACTATTGGAGAATCGTCTTCGGAAAGAGAAAGATCAGATGAAAAATCGTATTGGAAGCTGgagaaaaatgagaggaaaGCTAACAACTTGCCTTCAAATTTGTTGCCTCAGATATATGATGCATTGGTTGAGGTAGTGGAGAAAAAAGTTCAAAGGGGATCAGTGGTTGGTCTTGTTGGTGCCGGTGGGACTACTGCTTCTATTCCCAATGTGCCGCCTTCTTCAGCTGCTGCTCTTGTAGGTCAGCCTTCTTCATTGCCTCCTTCAATGCAACATCTTCCCATTTCACCTCCAGTTTCAGCATTGCCACTTCCCCCTCCTGTAGTGGCTCAAACACCAgttcaacaacaacaacaacaacaacatccCCACACTCATCCATTTTCTCAGCAGTTGCCCACAGTAG ATTCTGATACGAGTGAGCATTCAGACTCACCAGCAAAGAGGAGAAGAAGAGGGGAAGGGACCAGTGGGGGAGCAAGTGGTAGCGAATCACATGAAGTTGGCACTGCAATTTCTAGGAGTGCTTCTGTGATAGCAGAAACCATCCAAGCTTGTgaggaaagagaagaaagaaggcaCAGAGAACTATTGAGCTTGCATGAGAGAAGATTGCAAATTGAGGAATCAAAGGCTGAGATCAGTAGACAAGGCATTAATGGACTGGTTGATGCAGTAAACAAACTTGCCAATTCTATTCTTGCTTTGGCTTCTCACAAAACCCAATCAACTCCAAAATAG
- the LOC113710150 gene encoding uncharacterized protein isoform X5, translating to MVLIEAKRMDDERRMKRQGDSVGGEKPGGKPAELRWKWVEDYCWRNGCLRSQNQCNDKWDNLMRDFKKVREYERRLADHQQQLITIGESSSERERSDEKSYWKLEKNERKANNLPSNLLPQIYDALVEVVEKKVQRGSVVGLVGAGGTTASIPNVPPSSAAALVGQPSSLPPSMQHLPISPPVSALPLPPPVVAQTPVQQQQQQQHPHTHPFSQQLPTVDSDTSEHSDSPAKRRRRGEGTSGGASGSESHEVGTAISRSASVIAETIQACEEREERRHRELLSLHERRLQIEESKAEISRQGINGLVDAVNKLANSILALASHKTQSTPK from the exons ATGGTTCTTATAGAGGCAAAGAGGATGGATGATGAGAGAAGAATGAAGAGGCAAGGTGACAGTGTTGGTGGTGAAAAACCAGGAGGAAAACCAGCTGAGCTGAGATGGAAATGGGTAGAGGACTATTGCTGGAGGAATGGTTGCTTGAGAAGCCAAAACCAGTGCAATGACAAGTGGGATAATCTCATGAGGGATTTCAAGAAAGTAAGAGAATATGAGAGGAGATTGGCTGATCATCAGCAGCAGCTTATTACTATTGGAGAATCGTCTTCGGAAAGAGAAAGATCAGATGAAAAATCGTATTGGAAGCTGgagaaaaatgagaggaaaGCTAACAACTTGCCTTCAAATTTGTTGCCTCAGATATATGATGCATTGGTTGAGGTAGTGGAGAAAAAAGTTCAAAGGGGATCAGTGGTTGGTCTTGTTGGTGCCGGTGGGACTACTGCTTCTATTCCCAATGTGCCGCCTTCTTCAGCTGCTGCTCTTGTAGGTCAGCCTTCTTCATTGCCTCCTTCAATGCAACATCTTCCCATTTCACCTCCAGTTTCAGCATTGCCACTTCCCCCTCCTGTAGTGGCTCAAACACCAgttcaacaacaacaacaacaacaacatccCCACACTCATCCATTTTCTCAGCAGTTGCCCACAGTAG ATTCTGATACGAGTGAGCATTCAGACTCACCAGCAAAGAGGAGAAGAAGAGGGGAAGGGACCAGTGGGGGAGCAAGTGGTAGCGAATCACATGAAGTTGGCACTGCAATTTCTAGGAGTGCTTCTGTGATAGCAGAAACCATCCAAGCTTGTgaggaaagagaagaaagaaggcaCAGAGAACTATTGAGCTTGCATGAGAGAAGATTGCAAATTGAGGAATCAAAGGCTGAGATCAGTAGACAAGGCATTAATGGACTGGTTGATGCAGTAAACAAACTTGCCAATTCTATTCTTGCTTTGGCTTCTCACAAAACCCAATCAACTCCAAAATAG